In Drosophila bipectinata strain 14024-0381.07 chromosome 2R, DbipHiC1v2, whole genome shotgun sequence, one genomic interval encodes:
- the insc gene encoding uncharacterized protein insc, with translation MSFQRSYSKVWWGSEQSSLTSGGLYSSFSSSGFAYNQQRQPSSLGPLGNLSCIQEVEDEQNSSKLSWHKHDSPGSLRSQDSGFSDNEESHQLQHQQPSPQSPQSLKQQTPTATPTSVKSVATPPTVVRRVGNSSFYSPLISVSRRISFTSGQLTPKSKSVEEDAEDAEVVASRSRLFEQLDSMKLDDEAPEERSQLDATPPKPALRRRRRLMRKSKPDPEEASASEEEGVIAPPPAYNNETVYLGEAPPPYNNETVTFGAADQDETLQMAPSPLRLSSLRFTASTSTPKNRSRVAKKPKKHPEPVASWMMEQRWAGEPEVMCTLQHKSIAQEAYKNYTITTSAVCKLVRQLQQQALALQAHFERSERILSGMQASSLPEALSGATQLLSHLDDFTCTLERRGIFFNDARIERRRYEQHLEQIRTVSKDTRYSLERQHYINLESLLDDVQLLKRHTLITLRLIFERLVRVLVVSIEQSRCDLLLRANINMVATLMNIEYDGFASLSDAFIQNEAVRTLLVVVLDHKQSSVRALALRALATLCGAPQAINQLGSCGGIEIVRDILQVESAEERGAIERREAVSLLAQITAAWHGPDHRVPGLKDCAESLVTGLTALLQPECCAQTLLLCAAALNNLSRMEVTSHYSIMSNEAIFRLIDTLEHQDCGNSVFLYEQIVGMLHNMSLNKKCHSHLANGIIINFITSVYQTEFYKTYGSRAESDAQRRSIKTILHTLTRLASDSPTLGAELLEQWHLPDLLRQSLALKPTASGQSLDHSGYSGDISQLARQLLGAHQQEQLLLTTVGPAASGAFSSGHQTPEAQTNSKTKAKTSSAALLKFNLTRQESFV, from the exons ATGTCCTTTCAACGGAGCTACAGCAAGGTCTGGTGGGGATCGGAGCAGTCCTCCCTCACCAGCGGAGGCCTCTACTCGAGCTTCAGCAGCAGTGGCTTCGCCTACAACCAACAACGCCAGCCTTCCTCCCTCGGCCCGCTCGGCAATCTGTCGTGCATCCAGGAGGTCGAGGATGAGCAGAACAGTTCCAAGCTGTCCTGGCACAAGCACGACAGTCCTGGCAGTCTCAGAAGCCAGGACTCTGGCTTCTCCGACAATGAGGAATCACATCAgctgcagcatcagcagccATCGCCCCAGTCACCGCAGTCGCTCAAGCAGCAAACCCcaactgccacgcccacttccGTCAAATCAGTGGCCACCCCGCCCACTGTGGTGCGTCGGGTGGGCAACTCCTCCTTCTACTCTCCGCTGATTAGCGTCTCCCGTCGCATTTCCTTCACCAGCGGTCAGCTGACTCCGAAATCAAAGTCCGTGGAGGAGGATGCGGAGGACGCCGAGGTGGTGGCCAGCCGCAGTCGCCTGTTTGAGCAGTTGGACAGCATGAAGCTGGACGATGAGGCACCGGAGGAGAGGAGCCAGTTGGACGCCACCCCACCGAAGCCGGCTTTGAGGCGTCGCCGACGCCTGATGCGGAAATCCAAGCCGGACCCGGAGGAGGCTTCCGCCAGCGAGGAGGAGGGGGTGATAGCCCCACCGCCAGCCTACAACAACGAAACGGTGTACCTGGGAGAGGCGCCACCGCCGTACAATAACGAGACCGTGACCTTCGGAGCCGCAGATCAGGATGAAACCCTCCAGATGGCCCCCTCGCCACTGAGGCTCAGCTCCTTAAGATTTACGGCGAGTACCAGCACACCCAAGAACCGGTCGAGGGTCGCTAAGAAGCCAAAGAAACACCCGGAACCAGTGGCCAGCTGGATGATGGAGCAGCGATGGGCTGGCGAGCCGGAAGTGATGTGCACCCTGCAGCACAAGTCCATTGCCCAGGAGGCGTACAAAAACTACACCATAACCACCAGTGCGGTCTGCAAGTTGGTCaggcaactgcagcagcaggcGCTCGCCCTGCAGGCCCACTTCGAGCGCAGTGAGCGGATCCTGAGCGGAATGCAGGCCAGTTCGCTCCCGGAAGCCCTGTCTGGAGCCACCCAGTTACTGTCCCACTTGGACGACTTCACCTGCACGCTGGAACGGCGGGGAATATTCTTCAACGATGCCCGAATCGAGCGTCGGCGCTACGAGCAGCACTTGGAGCAGATCAGGACCGTGAGCAAGGACACCAGGTACTCCCTGGAGCGCCAGCACTACATCAATCTGGAGTCTCTTCTGGATGATGTCCAGCTGCTGAAGAGGCACACCCTGATCACCCTGCGCCTGATTTTCGAGCGCTTGGTGCGGGTCCTGGTGGTCAGCATCGAGCAGAGCCGCTGCGATCTCCTGCTGCGCGCCAACATCAACATGGTGGCCACCTTGATGAACATAGAGTACGATGGCTTCGCCTCCCTGTCGGATGCCTTCATTCAGAACGAGGCAGTCCGCACTCTTCTGGTGGTGGTTTTGGACCACAAGCAGAGCTCCGTGCGGGCTCTGGCTCTTCGGGCCCTGGCTACGTTGTGTGGAGCTCCGCAGGCGATCAACCAGCTGGGAAGCTGTGGGGGCATCGAGATTGTGAGGGACATCCTGCAGGTGGAGTCTGCCGAAGAGAGGGGTGCCATCGAGCGAAGGGAGGCTGTCTCGCTGCTAGCCCAGATCACGGCCGCTTGGCACGGACCCGATCACCGGGTGCCTGGCCTGAAGGACTGCGCCGAGAGCCTGGTCACTGGACTAACTGCTCTGCTGCAGCCGGAATGCTGTGCCCAGACGCTACTCCTCTGCGCCGCCGCCCTAAACAACCTGAGCCGGATGGAGGTCACCTCGCACTACTCCATCATGTCCAACGAGGCCATCTTCCGGCTGATAGACACCCTGGAGCACCAGGACTGCGGCAACAGCGTATTTCTCTAT GAGCAAATCGTTGGGATGCTGCACAACATGTCGCTGAACAAGAAGTGCCACAGCCACTTGGCCAACGGCATCATCATAAATTTCATCACGTCCGTGTACCAAACGGAATTTTACAAGACCTACGGATCACGTGCGGAGAGCGATGCCCAGCGCCGCAGCATCAAGACCATCCTGCACACGCTGACGCGCCTGGCCAGCGATTCCCCGACCCTCGGAGCGGAGCTCCTGGAGCAGTGGCATCTGCCGGACCTGCTGCGTCAATCTCTGGCCCTCAAGCCGACCGCCTCAGGTCAGTCGCTGGACCACTCCGGCTACAGCGGGGATATTTCGCAGCTGGCGCGACAACTCCTGGGTGCCCATCAGCaggagcagctgctgctgACCACTGTAGGACCGGCGGCCAGTGGCGCCTTCTCCAGCGGACACCAGACGCCCGAGGCCCAGACCAACTCCAAAACGAAGGCCAAGACGTCCTCCGCAGCGTTGctcaaattcaatttaacaCGTCAGGAGAGTTTCGTCTAG
- the sktl gene encoding phosphatidylinositol 4-phosphate 5-kinase type-1 sktl, with product MDTVVELELEPVGKQDVPKDIPEEASESLPEKPMQLERKSLLTPVKTVTEAPTTTFTLRTPSGNSIQDLESTPLTPKTPVPLSLQPGTSRQLFKEAALAHGGRESTALLQQELNFIAASQTPASKLRSASSTLDASVSRNPSTTGGKHEKKLGHRRVAEGGEVTYKKIQSKQIMGSIQLGIQHTVGSLASKPKRDLLMNDFWEMETIAFPPDGSSITPAHHYSDFRFKVYAPIAFRYFRDLFGIAPDDFLMSMCASPLRELSNPGASGSIFYLTDDDEFIIKTVQKKECQFLQKLLPGYYMNLSQNPRTLLPKFFGLYCFHYNSKNVRLVAMNNLLPSDIKMHAKYDLKGSTFGRRASKAERQKASPTYKDLDFAEHYKDGIFLEPDKYDALMRTIQRDCMVLESFQIMDYSLLLGIHNLDLAAKEKREERIMSARAKFQRKESAAQGPPSLNHDDDAPEADQNQLHAVASYASIPGTSGAAGGTGLSRSRSINRQRLVAHSTALESITADMDVPLEEDEDVPAGGIRARCLNNQRLILYIGIIDILQSYRLEKKLEHTFKSILYKGDTVSVCRPSFYAKRFQESMANVFKKAPTFTLKHSPSKRKTSTTMLRSPAPLFTPQSTPMGLRQPVLAMPSGMSTPPPPFEDISEEDITATLTTTLPGNGETKNQSAAVRAGGSPGTGGSGEPSSNYHTQNSYDSSGPTGSARTSDYSDDDSTGTGVSGSRSPLHRARLGRTSVQITRVGYVEDEHEPLAGQVGAEKTHADVNGMAKMVTSTKTAIIEAQKYTSTLVVNDLPH from the coding sequence ATGGACACCGTTGTCGAGCTCGAGCTGGAGCCCGTTGGCAAGCAGGATGTGCCAAAGGACATACCCGAGGAGGCATCCGAATCTCTGCCGGAGAAGCCGATGCAGTTGGAGAGAAAAAGCCTGCTGACGCCGGTGAAAACAGTCACCGAGGCGCCCACCACGACCTTTACCCTAAGAACCCCTTCGGGAAACTCTATTCAGGACCTGGAGAGCACGCCCCTCACTCCCAAGACACCGGTTCCGTTGAGCCTACAGCCCGGCACATCCAGACAGCTTTTCAAAGAAGCCGCCTTGGCGCACGGCGGTCGAGAGAGCACGGCGCTGCTCCAGCAGGAGCTGAACTTCATAGCCGCCAGCCAGACCCCTGCCTCGAAGCTGAGAAGCGCCAGCTCCACCCTGGACGCGAGTGTTTCCCGGAATCCCTCCACAACTGGCGGCAAGCATGAGAAGAAGCTCGGACATCGACGCGTGGCCGAGGGTGGCGAGGTGACCTACAAGAAGATCCAGTCCAAGCAGATCATGGGGTCCATTCAGCTGGGCATTCAGCACACGGTAGGCAGTCTGGCCAGCAAGCCGAAGCGGGATCTGTTGATGAACGACTTCTGGGAGATGGAGACGATAGCCTTTCCGCCAGATGGTTCGTCGATAACGCCGGCGCACCACTACAGCGACTTCCGCTTCAAGGTCTACGCCCCCATTGCCTTCCGCTACTTCCGCGACCTGTTTGGAATCGCGCCCGACGACTTCCTCATGTCGATGTGCGCTTCTCCGCTGCGGGAGCTCTCGAATCCGGGAGCCTCCGGGTCCATTTTCTACCTGACCGATGACGACGAGTTCATCATCAAAACTGTGCAGAAGAAGGAGTGCCAATTCCTGCAGAAACTTCTGCCGGGCTACTACATGAATCTTTCGCAGAACCCACGTACCTTGCTGCCCAAATTCTTTGGGCTTTACTGTTTCCATTACAACTCGAAGAACGTGCGCCTGGTGGCGATGAACAACCTGTTGCCCTCCGACATCAAGATGCACGCCAAGTACGACCTGAAGGGTTCCACTTTCGGGCGAAGGGCCTCCAAGGCCGAGCGCCAGAAGGCGAGTCCGACGTATAAGGACCTCGATTTCGCCGAGCACTACAAGGATGGCATCTTCCTGGAACCCGACAAGTACGATGCTTTGATGCGCACCATCCAGCGGGACTGCATGGTGCTGGAAAGCTTCCAGATAATGGACTACTCGCTTCTGTTGGGCATCCACAACCTCGACCTGGCCGCCAAGGAGAAGCGGGAGGAACGAATAATGAGCGCGCGGGCCAAGTTTCAGCGCAAAGAGAGCGCCGCGCAGGGTCCTCCATCTCTGAACCACGACGACGATGCCCCAGAGGCAGACCAGAATCAGCTACATGCCGTGGCCTCCTACGCCTCCATTCCAGGAACTTCGGGAGCAGCTGGCGGAACCGGCTTGAGCCGCTCGCGCAGCATTAACCGACAGCGGTTGGTGGCCCATTCGACGGCCCTGGAGTCCATCACGGCCGACATGGACGTGCCGCTCGAGGAGGACGAGGATGTGCCGGCCGGTGGCATCCGAGCCCGGTGCTTGAACAACCAACGATTGATTCTGTACATTGGCATCATAGACATCTTACAGTCGTACCGCCTGGAAAAGAAACTGGAGCACACATTCAAGAGCATCCTGTACAAGGGGGACACCGTCTCCGTCTGCCGGCCCTCGTTCTACGCGAAGCGCTTCCAGGAATCCATGGCGAATGTGTTCAAGAAGGCGCCCACATTTACTCTGAAACATTCCCCTTCAAAGCGTAAGACCTCGACGACCATGCTGCGGTCACCAGCCCCGCTCTTCACGCCGCAGAGTACGCCGATGGGCCTGCGGCAACCGGTCCTCGCCATGCCCTCCGGGATGTCAACGCCGCCGCCTCCCTTCGAGGACATCTCCGAGGAGGACATAACCGCGACTCTAACCACGACGTTGCCGGGCAATGgcgaaacaaaaaaccaaagtgcGGCAGTACGCGCAGGTGGAAGCCCCGGCACTGGTGGCAGTGGGGAGCCCAGCAGCAACTACCACACCCAGAACTCCTACGATAGCTCCGGGCCGACCGGAAGTGCTCGAACGAGCGACTACAGTGACGACGACTCCACGGGCACCGGCGTGAGTGGATCGCGGTCGCCGCTGCATCGCGCCCGTCTTGGTCGGACAAGTGTCCAGATCACGAGGGTGGGCTACGTGGAGGACGAGCATGAGCCTTTGGCGGGTCAAGTGGGTGCCGAAAAGACGCACGCCGATGTCAACGGCATGGCCAAGATGGTGACGAGCACAAAGACGGCCATCATCGAGGCCCAAAAGTACACATCGACGCTGGTTGTCAACGATTTGCCGCACTGA